A stretch of Lysinibacillus agricola DNA encodes these proteins:
- a CDS encoding NAD(P)/FAD-dependent oxidoreductase — MVEKELFDVTIIGGGPAGLYSSFYSGLREMKTKLIESQPQLGGKIHVYPEKMIWDIGGLTPITGGQLIDQLIEQALTFNPSIYTDEKVTSIAKNEEGHFVITAESGNIHYSKTVIVAIGGGILNPQKIEIEGAERFEVSNLNYTIKSYEKFKDKAVIISGGGNTAVDWALELTEIASKVYLTYRKEALSAHEAQITELLNSTIECHFNSEITKLIADDQEGMIKAVALMNHETGNTIEIPVDEVVISHGYLRDKELLDNSPLAIERIRDYFIAGTVHSASSIPGLYAAGDILHHEGKIHLIAATFHDALHAVNSAKKYIQPDASDGGIVSSHNDIFKQRNRKLLKGILQ; from the coding sequence TTGGTAGAAAAAGAACTATTTGATGTAACAATAATCGGTGGGGGACCAGCAGGTTTATATTCCAGTTTTTATAGTGGCTTACGTGAGATGAAAACAAAACTTATTGAATCACAGCCACAGCTTGGCGGAAAAATCCATGTCTATCCAGAAAAAATGATTTGGGATATTGGTGGTTTAACACCAATTACAGGAGGACAGTTAATTGACCAGTTAATTGAACAAGCCTTGACCTTCAATCCTTCTATTTACACAGATGAAAAGGTTACTTCTATTGCCAAAAATGAGGAAGGACATTTCGTTATTACAGCTGAATCCGGAAATATTCATTATTCAAAAACTGTGATTGTTGCTATCGGTGGTGGCATCTTAAATCCGCAAAAAATTGAGATTGAGGGTGCAGAGCGCTTTGAAGTGTCCAATTTAAATTATACGATTAAATCATATGAGAAATTTAAGGATAAAGCGGTCATTATTTCTGGAGGCGGGAATACAGCAGTAGACTGGGCGTTAGAATTAACGGAAATTGCATCAAAAGTATATTTAACTTATCGAAAAGAAGCGTTATCTGCGCACGAGGCTCAAATAACAGAACTATTAAATAGCACGATTGAATGTCACTTTAATTCTGAAATTACTAAGCTTATTGCAGACGATCAAGAAGGAATGATTAAAGCTGTTGCTTTAATGAATCATGAAACAGGAAACACAATAGAAATTCCTGTAGATGAGGTTGTCATTAGTCATGGCTATTTACGAGATAAAGAACTGTTGGATAATAGCCCGCTAGCAATTGAACGGATAAGAGATTATTTTATTGCTGGAACAGTTCATAGTGCATCTTCAATACCTGGACTTTATGCAGCCGGAGATATTTTGCATCATGAAGGTAAAATTCATCTAATAGCAGCCACTTTCCACGATGCCCTTCATGCGGTTAATAGTGCGAAGAAGTATATTCAACCAGACGCATCAGACGGTGGTATTGTGTCTTCACATAATGATATTTTCAAACAGCGTAATCGTAAGCTTTTAAAGGGAATTTTACAGTGA